A genomic segment from Comamonas terrigena NBRC 13299 encodes:
- the glcF gene encoding glycolate oxidase subunit GlcF, whose protein sequence is MQTNLAPEYRSTPEGQEAEAILRKCVHCGFCTATCPTYQTLGDELDGPRGRIYLIKQVLEGATPTRATQEHLDRCLTCRNCESTCPSGVQYGHLVDIGRKVVDEKVPRPLGERLKRWALKEGIPSPLFAPAMKLGQAVRPLLPEVIKAKVPPKTEHGVWPTRAHARKVLLLAGCVQPAMLPNINYATARVLDAVGIQTVIADKAGCCGAVKFHLNDQDSARDQMRANIDAWWPAVEAGEVEAIISNASGCGAMVKDYAHALRDDSAYAAKAQRVSALARDLSELLPALLPELADKLAGRTKVPAQPMAYHPPCTLQHAQKLKGVVEANLGKLGFQLRTARTESHLCCGSAGTYSILQSDISQQLRTRKLDALDEAFEGGAPAAILSANIGCITHLQAGTAVPVRHWVEVLDEALV, encoded by the coding sequence ATGCAGACCAACCTCGCACCCGAATACCGCAGCACGCCCGAAGGCCAGGAGGCCGAGGCCATTCTGCGCAAATGCGTGCACTGTGGCTTTTGCACCGCCACCTGCCCCACCTACCAGACGCTGGGTGACGAGCTGGACGGCCCGCGCGGCCGCATCTACCTCATCAAGCAGGTGCTGGAAGGGGCCACGCCCACCCGTGCCACGCAGGAGCACCTGGACCGCTGCCTGACCTGCCGCAACTGCGAATCCACCTGCCCCAGCGGCGTGCAATACGGCCATCTGGTGGACATTGGCCGCAAGGTGGTGGACGAGAAGGTGCCGCGCCCGCTGGGCGAGCGCCTCAAGCGCTGGGCGCTGAAGGAAGGCATTCCCTCGCCGCTGTTTGCCCCGGCCATGAAGCTGGGCCAGGCCGTGCGCCCGCTGCTGCCGGAGGTCATCAAGGCCAAGGTGCCGCCCAAAACGGAGCACGGTGTCTGGCCGACGCGCGCACACGCCCGCAAGGTGCTGCTGCTGGCGGGCTGCGTGCAGCCTGCGATGCTGCCCAACATCAACTACGCCACGGCCCGCGTGCTGGATGCCGTGGGCATCCAGACCGTGATCGCCGACAAGGCCGGTTGCTGCGGCGCGGTGAAGTTCCACCTGAATGACCAGGACAGTGCGCGGGACCAGATGCGCGCCAACATCGACGCCTGGTGGCCCGCCGTGGAAGCCGGCGAAGTGGAAGCCATCATCAGCAATGCCTCGGGCTGCGGCGCCATGGTCAAGGACTATGCCCATGCCCTGCGCGACGACAGCGCCTATGCGGCCAAGGCCCAGCGCGTGAGCGCGCTGGCACGCGATCTGAGCGAGCTGCTGCCCGCCCTGCTGCCCGAGCTGGCCGACAAGCTGGCCGGCCGTACCAAGGTGCCTGCGCAGCCCATGGCCTACCACCCGCCCTGCACCTTGCAGCATGCGCAAAAGCTCAAGGGCGTGGTCGAGGCCAACCTGGGCAAGCTGGGCTTCCAGCTGCGCACGGCGCGCACCGAATCGCACCTGTGCTGCGGTTCGGCTGGCACCTATTCCATCCTGCAGTCCGATATCTCCCAGCAGCTGCGCACCCGCAAGCTGGATGCGCTGGACGAGGCCTTTGAAGGCGGTGCGCCCGCGGCCATCCTGTCGGCCAACATCGGCTGCATCACCCACCTGCAAGCCGGCACGGCCGTGCCGGTGCGCCACTGGGTGGAAGTGCTGGACGAAGCCCTGGTCTGA
- a CDS encoding ProQ/FINO family protein, protein MTEIVSSLPETPASDAAAAQPAQADGARRRNRRGGRGRAAAAKGAAPQSAAASARPVREIHPVLLQLAQLYPALFGDSPKPLKRGIFQDLQVAQGEALDKDGLKQALALHTRSTRYLNVVATGAARCDLQGVEVEAMAPEHVLHALIEVFRRKKPRDGEDLQAKLQRRIGQAFIDSGLGRDAYLEKVQLREPSALAKVEAALAVVAEQDAKAEAVLRAFEGSGAETVDAFADMYGMNTQQVQRQLHRARQLKAQA, encoded by the coding sequence ATGACCGAAATCGTGTCCTCCCTCCCCGAAACCCCGGCCTCCGACGCCGCAGCCGCACAGCCTGCCCAGGCCGACGGTGCCCGTCGCCGCAACCGGCGCGGTGGACGGGGACGTGCCGCTGCCGCCAAGGGAGCCGCACCGCAGTCCGCTGCCGCTTCCGCGCGCCCCGTGCGTGAAATCCACCCCGTGCTGCTGCAGCTGGCGCAGCTGTACCCGGCGCTGTTCGGTGACAGCCCCAAGCCGCTCAAGCGCGGCATCTTCCAGGACCTGCAGGTCGCCCAGGGCGAAGCGCTGGACAAGGACGGCCTCAAGCAGGCGCTGGCCCTGCACACCCGCTCCACCCGCTATCTGAATGTCGTGGCCACGGGCGCGGCACGCTGCGATCTGCAGGGCGTGGAAGTGGAAGCCATGGCGCCCGAGCATGTGCTGCACGCGCTGATCGAAGTCTTCCGCCGCAAGAAGCCGCGCGACGGCGAAGACCTGCAGGCCAAGCTGCAGCGCCGCATTGGCCAGGCCTTCATCGACAGCGGCCTGGGCCGCGATGCCTACCTGGAAAAAGTGCAGCTGCGCGAACCCAGTGCCCTGGCCAAGGTCGAAGCGGCACTGGCCGTGGTGGCCGAACAGGACGCCAAGGCCGAAGCCGTGCTGCGGGCCTTTGAAGGCAGCGGTGCGGAGACCGTGGACGCCTTTGCCGACATGTACGGCATGAACACCCAGCAGGTGCAGCGCCAGCTGCACCGCGCCCGCCAGCTGAAGGCCCAGGCCTGA
- a CDS encoding glutathione peroxidase translates to MTTLHDFQVRSIEGDEHDLGQYAGKVVLVVNTASACGFTPQLAGLQQLYERFGPQGLVVLGFPCNQFGHQDPAHNSDIAAFCQKNYGVEFPMMAKIEVNGEAAAPLFVWLKEQAPGLLGSKAIKWNFTKFLVGRDGRAIRRYAPQDAPVTLGGDIEQALAQAPTAA, encoded by the coding sequence ATGACCACACTCCATGATTTCCAGGTGCGCAGCATCGAGGGCGACGAACACGACCTGGGCCAGTACGCCGGCAAGGTGGTGCTGGTGGTGAACACCGCCAGCGCCTGCGGCTTCACGCCACAGCTGGCCGGCCTGCAGCAGCTGTATGAGCGCTTCGGTCCCCAGGGGCTGGTGGTGCTGGGCTTCCCCTGCAACCAGTTCGGCCACCAGGACCCGGCCCACAACAGCGACATCGCCGCCTTCTGCCAGAAGAACTACGGCGTGGAGTTTCCGATGATGGCCAAGATCGAAGTCAACGGCGAAGCCGCAGCGCCGCTGTTCGTCTGGCTCAAGGAACAGGCCCCCGGCCTGCTGGGCAGCAAGGCCATCAAGTGGAACTTCACCAAATTCCTGGTCGGTCGCGATGGCCGGGCGATCCGCCGCTATGCGCCCCAGGATGCCCCGGTGACGCTGGGTGGCGATATCGAACAGGCGCTGGCACAGGCCCCCACCGCCGCCTGA
- a CDS encoding DMT family transporter: MHSPAPYFALLFNAVVWGLSWWPFKTMHAAGLAAPWATSLIYAALVLGTTLLAPRSWAGLLAHPALWLLALSSGLTNVAFNTASSTGDVVRVILLFYLMPAWAVLLAWKFLGERPTPQGLLRLALAFAGMGLVIVPAGASWSSLTAGIALPDYLAVFGGLCFAITNVVLRRTHSAPGTSRMLAMFVGCMATGLTTASLGYGLGALPGLPAPQTEWVLCALVMAVLVAVGNWALQYGAARLPTATTSLIMLSEVLFATVSAWLLGATELTPRMLLGGALIIGGALLAALQGRRRKA; this comes from the coding sequence ATGCACTCTCCTGCACCGTATTTCGCCCTGCTGTTCAACGCCGTGGTCTGGGGGCTGTCCTGGTGGCCCTTCAAGACCATGCATGCCGCCGGCCTGGCTGCGCCCTGGGCCACCTCGCTGATCTACGCCGCCCTGGTGCTGGGCACCACGCTGCTGGCGCCGCGCAGCTGGGCCGGGCTGCTGGCCCACCCGGCGCTGTGGCTGCTGGCCCTGTCCTCCGGGCTGACGAATGTGGCCTTCAACACCGCCAGCTCCACCGGGGATGTGGTGCGGGTGATCCTGCTGTTCTATCTGATGCCTGCCTGGGCCGTGCTGCTGGCCTGGAAGTTCCTGGGCGAGCGCCCCACCCCCCAGGGCCTGCTGCGCCTGGCACTGGCGTTCGCCGGCATGGGCCTGGTGATCGTGCCGGCAGGGGCCAGCTGGAGCAGCCTGACGGCCGGCATCGCGCTGCCCGACTACCTGGCCGTGTTCGGCGGCCTGTGCTTTGCCATCACCAATGTGGTCCTGCGCCGCACCCACAGTGCGCCCGGCACCTCGCGCATGCTGGCCATGTTTGTGGGCTGCATGGCCACGGGCCTGACCACCGCCAGCCTGGGCTACGGGCTGGGTGCACTGCCCGGCCTGCCGGCGCCGCAGACCGAATGGGTGCTGTGCGCCCTGGTCATGGCGGTGCTGGTGGCGGTGGGCAACTGGGCCCTGCAGTACGGCGCGGCGCGCCTGCCGACGGCCACCACCTCGCTGATCATGCTGTCCGAAGTGCTGTTTGCCACCGTCTCGGCCTGGCTGCTGGGCGCCACCGAGCTGACGCCGCGCATGCTGCTGGGCGGAGCGCTGATCATCGGCGGCGCGCTGCTGGCCGCCTTGCAGGGGCGCCGCCGCAAGGCATAA